In Anaerostipes hadrus ATCC 29173 = JCM 17467, a single genomic region encodes these proteins:
- the topA gene encoding type I DNA topoisomerase, with product MPKYLVIVESPAKAKTIKKFLGRNYEVIASNGHVRDLPKSTLGIDIENDFEPKYITIRGKGEVLAALRKAVKKADKVYLATDPDREGEAISWHLYYALKLENKNYSRITFNEITKTAVKDSIKHARDIDMNLVDAQQARRVLDRIVGYQISPILWAKIKRGLSAGRVQSVALRLICDREEEINLFIPQEYWSLEALLNVKGSKKPLEAKLIGNKEQKIEIHSEEEMNEILSYLKGKEFTVEGVKVTERLKKSPLPFTTSTLQQDASSKLNFAPQKTMRIAQQLYEGVNIKGQGTVGLITYLRTDSTRISVEADAAAKEYIKEAYGAEFVGAGTVAKKDDKKVQDAHEAIRPTYMTNSPASIKDELSRDQFRLYQLIWNRFMASRMAPAKYENTSVKIAAGDYRFNASASKIAFDGFLSVYNINNEKSEGNVMLKSIDEDTKLTLNDLEPKQHFTQPPAHYTEASLVKTLEEFGIGRPSTYAPTISTITARRYVVKEKKNLYVTELGEAVNNMMKKAFASIVDVNFTAMMEGLLDMVEEGKVHWKSVIENFYPDFEIAVKNAEKELEKIKIEDEVTDVICDECGRNMVVKYGPYGKFLACPGFPECRNTKPHFEKVGIPCPMCGGEVVLKKTKKGRKYYGCENNPECEFMSWQKPSTVKCEKCGSYMIEKGKKLVCSSKECGFVCSMPEDAKEKETSGESVSK from the coding sequence ATGCCAAAATATCTAGTTATCGTCGAATCACCGGCGAAAGCCAAAACAATCAAAAAGTTCCTGGGCAGGAATTACGAAGTGATCGCGTCCAACGGGCATGTTCGCGATCTGCCAAAGAGTACCTTAGGAATAGATATCGAGAATGACTTTGAACCAAAGTACATTACGATTCGTGGGAAGGGTGAAGTATTAGCAGCTCTTCGTAAAGCGGTAAAAAAAGCAGACAAAGTATACCTCGCGACTGACCCGGACCGTGAAGGAGAAGCCATCTCATGGCATTTATATTACGCATTAAAACTGGAGAACAAAAACTACAGCCGAATCACATTTAATGAGATCACAAAAACAGCTGTCAAAGACTCCATCAAACACGCAAGAGACATCGATATGAATTTAGTCGATGCACAGCAGGCAAGACGTGTTCTGGACCGAATCGTAGGATACCAGATCAGTCCGATTCTCTGGGCAAAGATCAAACGAGGTTTAAGTGCTGGACGAGTTCAGTCCGTAGCTCTACGCCTGATCTGTGACAGGGAAGAAGAGATCAACCTGTTTATTCCACAGGAATACTGGTCCTTAGAAGCCTTATTAAATGTCAAAGGAAGCAAAAAGCCATTAGAAGCCAAACTGATCGGCAATAAAGAACAGAAGATCGAGATCCATAGTGAAGAAGAGATGAATGAGATCTTATCCTATTTAAAAGGAAAAGAATTCACCGTCGAAGGAGTGAAAGTCACAGAACGATTAAAGAAGAGCCCACTTCCATTTACGACAAGTACTCTTCAGCAGGATGCATCCAGTAAGTTAAACTTCGCACCACAGAAAACAATGCGTATCGCACAGCAGTTATATGAAGGTGTCAATATCAAAGGACAGGGGACTGTCGGTCTGATCACATACTTACGTACAGACTCCACACGTATCTCTGTAGAAGCCGATGCAGCAGCGAAAGAATATATCAAGGAAGCTTATGGAGCCGAGTTCGTTGGAGCAGGAACTGTTGCCAAGAAAGACGACAAGAAAGTACAGGATGCACATGAAGCCATCCGACCAACCTACATGACAAACTCACCAGCAAGCATCAAAGATGAACTATCAAGAGATCAGTTCCGTTTATACCAGCTGATCTGGAACCGTTTCATGGCAAGCCGTATGGCACCAGCCAAATACGAGAATACATCCGTAAAGATCGCTGCCGGAGATTATCGTTTTAATGCATCCGCAAGCAAGATCGCCTTCGATGGATTCCTATCCGTATATAACATTAACAACGAGAAATCCGAAGGAAATGTAATGTTAAAATCCATCGATGAAGATACCAAACTTACATTGAATGATTTAGAACCAAAACAGCATTTTACACAGCCACCAGCTCATTATACAGAAGCATCTTTAGTTAAGACACTAGAAGAGTTTGGAATTGGACGTCCAAGTACTTACGCACCAACGATCTCAACGATCACAGCAAGACGTTATGTTGTCAAAGAAAAGAAGAACTTATATGTCACGGAGCTTGGAGAAGCAGTCAACAACATGATGAAGAAAGCATTTGCAAGTATCGTCGATGTGAACTTCACAGCGATGATGGAAGGTCTGCTTGATATGGTAGAAGAAGGTAAAGTCCATTGGAAATCTGTCATTGAAAACTTCTACCCAGACTTTGAGATCGCAGTGAAGAATGCAGAAAAAGAATTAGAGAAGATCAAGATCGAAGACGAAGTCACAGACGTTATCTGCGATGAATGTGGAAGAAATATGGTCGTGAAGTACGGACCATATGGGAAATTCCTTGCATGCCCTGGATTCCCAGAATGCAGAAATACAAAACCACATTTTGAAAAAGTCGGAATCCCATGCCCAATGTGCGGCGGAGAAGTTGTCTTAAAGAAAACGAAAAAAGGAAGAAAATATTACGGATGTGAAAATAATCCGGAATGTGAATTTATGTCATGGCAGAAACCATCCACAGTCAAATGTGAAAAATGCGGAAGCTATATGATCGAAAAAGGTAAGAAGCTTGTATGCTCTAGCAAGGAATGTGGATTCGTATGCAGCATGCCAGAAGATGCAAAAGAGAAAGAGACTTCTGGGGAGTCAGTGTCAAAATAA
- a CDS encoding flavodoxin family protein codes for MKIVIINGSARRGNTLTAIDAFIKGASEKNEIEIIQPDRLHIAPCKGCGACQCYKGCIDQDDTNPTIDKITAANVILFATPVYWWGMSAQLKLIIDKCYCRGLQLKNKKVGTIVVGGSPVDSIQYELIDKQFDCMAKYLSWDMIFQKSYYATASDELAKNKDSIKELENIGKNL; via the coding sequence ATGAAAATTGTGATTATTAACGGAAGTGCCAGAAGGGGAAACACGCTGACGGCGATTGACGCATTTATAAAAGGGGCATCAGAAAAGAATGAGATTGAAATCATCCAACCAGACAGACTTCATATAGCACCTTGTAAGGGATGTGGGGCCTGTCAATGTTATAAAGGATGTATTGATCAGGATGATACAAATCCCACGATTGATAAAATTACTGCTGCAAATGTGATTCTTTTTGCTACTCCGGTATATTGGTGGGGAATGTCTGCGCAGTTGAAACTTATCATTGATAAGTGCTACTGCCGCGGTTTGCAGCTGAAAAATAAAAAAGTTGGAACAATCGTTGTGGGAGGATCCCCGGTGGATAGTATCCAGTATGAGTTAATTGACAAACAGTTCGACTGCATGGCGAAATATCTTTCATGGGATATGATTTTCCAAAAATCATATTATGCAACAGCCAGTGATGAACTTGCAAAAAACAAGGATTCTATAAAAGAACTTGAAAATATTGGAAAAAACTTATAA
- the rpsB gene encoding 30S ribosomal protein S2: protein MSVISMKQLLEAGVHFGHQTRRWNPKMAPYIYTERNGIHIIDLQKSVGMVDDAYNAVKDCVAQGGKILFVGTKKQAQDSIQAEAERCGMFYVNQRWLGGMMTNFKTIESRIARLKKIKEMEEDGTFDVLPKREVLELNKEKDKLQKNLGGIEEMGGLPDMIFVVDPKKESICVQEAHTLGIPLVGIADTNSDPEELDYIIPGNDDAIRAVKLITSAMADAVIEANQGIDADSEEVAEDAE from the coding sequence ATGAGCGTTATTTCAATGAAACAGTTACTTGAAGCAGGTGTACATTTCGGACATCAGACAAGAAGATGGAACCCTAAAATGGCACCATACATCTACACAGAGCGTAATGGTATCCATATCATCGACTTACAGAAATCTGTAGGAATGGTTGACGATGCTTACAACGCAGTAAAAGATTGTGTAGCACAGGGTGGAAAGATTCTGTTCGTAGGAACAAAGAAACAGGCTCAGGATTCTATTCAGGCTGAAGCAGAACGTTGCGGAATGTTCTACGTAAACCAGAGATGGTTAGGTGGAATGATGACTAACTTCAAGACAATCGAATCTAGAATCGCTAGACTGAAAAAGATCAAAGAGATGGAAGAAGACGGAACATTTGACGTACTTCCAAAGAGAGAAGTTTTAGAACTTAACAAAGAAAAAGACAAATTACAGAAGAACTTAGGTGGAATCGAAGAAATGGGTGGACTTCCAGACATGATCTTCGTTGTAGACCCTAAGAAAGAAAGCATCTGTGTACAGGAAGCACATACTTTAGGAATTCCTCTTGTTGGAATCGCAGATACAAACAGCGATCCTGAAGAATTAGATTATATCATCCCAGGAAACGATGATGCGATCCGTGCAGTAAAACTGATCACATCTGCTATGGCTGATGCAGTTATCGAAGCAAACCAGGGAATTGATGCAGACTCTGAAGAAGTTGCAGAAGACGCTGAATAA
- a CDS encoding type II toxin-antitoxin system RelB/DinJ family antitoxin — protein MATKSANLYARIEPEVKEKAESILSALGIPASSAINMFYKQIILQRGLPFEVKIPSARPVDISILSEVEFNEELEKGYADMHDRRTKNAKKAFADIRKDYDL, from the coding sequence ATGGCTACAAAATCAGCAAATTTATATGCAAGGATTGAACCAGAAGTCAAAGAAAAAGCAGAAAGTATTTTGTCTGCACTTGGTATTCCTGCTTCTAGTGCTATCAATATGTTTTATAAGCAGATTATCTTACAGAGAGGACTTCCATTTGAAGTAAAAATACCATCCGCTAGACCTGTTGATATCAGCATATTATCAGAAGTAGAATTCAATGAAGAATTGGAGAAAGGATATGCAGATATGCATGATAGACGGACAAAAAATGCGAAGAAAGCTTTTGCTGATATTCGCAAGGATTATGACTTATGA
- the istB gene encoding IS21-like element helper ATPase IstB — translation MTNQSTIDKLIEMRLSCMADSFRNQLNDPEFNEVPFEDRFGMIVDIEYNNRKSNRLKRLIKKAEFDQPDASIMDVDYTSGRKLNKELITRLATCEYISEHRNIFITGATGCGKTYMACAFGMEACKQYFNTKYVRLPDLLIDLELARDNGNYKKIMAKYANPVLLILDEWLLLKPTESEQRDIFELLHRRRKKSSTIFCSQYEFEEWYDQLGGSDSPLADAILDRIAYDSYRINIRGIDIEHDISMREVYGLDKSLRE, via the coding sequence ATGACAAATCAAAGCACAATTGATAAATTAATTGAAATGCGACTTAGCTGCATGGCAGATTCATTTCGTAATCAGTTGAATGATCCTGAATTTAACGAAGTTCCTTTTGAAGACCGGTTCGGTATGATTGTAGATATCGAATATAATAACCGAAAAAGTAATCGATTAAAGAGACTGATCAAAAAAGCTGAGTTTGATCAGCCAGATGCAAGTATCATGGATGTCGATTATACATCCGGACGTAAACTGAACAAGGAATTGATCACTCGTCTTGCTACATGTGAATATATATCTGAACATAGAAATATCTTTATCACAGGTGCAACTGGTTGCGGAAAAACGTACATGGCATGTGCCTTTGGTATGGAAGCATGTAAACAATATTTTAATACCAAGTATGTTCGGTTACCTGATCTTTTGATTGATCTTGAGCTGGCTCGTGACAATGGCAATTACAAAAAGATCATGGCTAAATATGCAAATCCAGTTCTTCTTATTTTAGATGAATGGCTTTTATTAAAGCCAACTGAATCAGAACAAAGAGATATTTTTGAACTTTTACACAGAAGACGTAAAAAATCATCTACCATCTTTTGTTCTCAGTATGAATTTGAAGAATGGTATGATCAACTTGGAGGTTCAGACAGTCCATTGGCAGATGCTATATTAGATCGTATTGCATATGACAGTTATCGGATCAATATCAGAGGTATTGATATTGAACATGATATTTCTATGCGCGAAGTTTACGGATTAGATAAATCATTACGCGAGTAA
- the tsf gene encoding translation elongation factor Ts, translating into MAITAAMVKELREMTGAGMMDCKKALTNTDGDMDAAVEFLRENGLAKAAKKAGRIAAEGLVAVAVSEDAKEAAIVEVNSETDFVAKNDTFRTYVAEVADQALTTKAADIEGFLAEESKAEAGKTVKEALDGKIAVIGENLNIRRFAKVSAADGFVASYIHAGGKIGVLVEVATDVVNDEIKEMAKNVAMQVAAISPKYTSRDEVSKDYIEHETEILKVQAMNENPDKPENIIEKMIVGRLNKELKEVCLLDQAYVKAEDGKQAVGKYVEQVAKANGANVTIKGFVRFETGEGIEKKEEDFAAEVAAQLK; encoded by the coding sequence ATGGCTATCACAGCAGCAATGGTAAAAGAATTAAGAGAAATGACTGGTGCCGGAATGATGGATTGTAAGAAAGCTCTTACAAACACAGACGGAGACATGGACGCAGCAGTTGAATTTTTAAGAGAAAACGGTCTTGCAAAAGCAGCAAAGAAAGCTGGACGTATCGCAGCTGAAGGACTTGTTGCAGTAGCAGTATCTGAAGATGCAAAAGAAGCAGCAATCGTTGAAGTTAACTCTGAAACAGACTTCGTAGCTAAGAATGATACATTCAGAACATATGTAGCAGAAGTAGCTGATCAGGCTCTTACAACAAAAGCAGCTGATATCGAAGGATTCTTAGCAGAAGAATCTAAAGCAGAAGCTGGAAAAACTGTAAAAGAAGCATTAGATGGTAAGATTGCCGTTATCGGAGAAAACTTAAACATCCGTAGATTCGCTAAAGTATCTGCAGCAGACGGATTTGTTGCATCTTACATCCACGCTGGTGGTAAGATCGGTGTATTAGTAGAAGTTGCTACAGACGTAGTTAACGACGAGATCAAAGAGATGGCTAAAAACGTAGCAATGCAGGTTGCAGCTATTTCTCCAAAATACACAAGCAGAGATGAAGTTTCTAAAGATTACATCGAGCATGAAACAGAAATCTTAAAAGTTCAGGCTATGAACGAAAACCCAGACAAACCAGAAAACATCATCGAAAAGATGATCGTTGGACGTCTGAACAAAGAATTAAAAGAAGTATGTCTGTTAGATCAGGCTTACGTTAAAGCTGAAGACGGAAAACAGGCAGTTGGAAAATACGTAGAACAGGTTGCTAAAGCAAACGGAGCTAATGTTACAATCAAAGGATTCGTTCGTTTTGAAACTGGTGAAGGTATTGAAAAGAAAGAAGAAGACTTTGCGGCTGAGGTTGCTGCTCAGTTGAAATAA
- a CDS encoding (deoxy)nucleoside triphosphate pyrophosphohydrolase: MKTVRVVAAVIRDNDKIFATQRGYGDLKGGWEFPGGKIEEGETPQEALKREIVEELDTEIEVGELIDTIEYNYPDFHLSMGCYWCSVVSGNLVLKEHEAARWLGKDELMDVEWLPADVGLIDGIKKCPKGIK; encoded by the coding sequence ATGAAGACAGTTAGAGTAGTGGCAGCAGTTATAAGAGACAATGATAAAATATTTGCAACACAGAGAGGCTATGGAGATCTTAAAGGTGGATGGGAATTTCCTGGGGGAAAGATTGAAGAAGGAGAAACGCCACAAGAAGCCTTGAAGAGGGAGATTGTGGAGGAATTGGATACAGAGATTGAAGTTGGAGAATTGATTGATACAATAGAGTATAATTATCCGGATTTTCATTTGTCTATGGGGTGTTATTGGTGTTCTGTAGTTAGTGGAAACTTAGTTTTGAAAGAACATGAGGCTGCTCGATGGTTGGGGAAGGATGAATTGATGGATGTTGAATGGTTGCCAGCAGATGTTGGGTTGATTGATGGAATTAAGAAATGTCCAAAAGGAATAAAATAA
- a CDS encoding type II toxin-antitoxin system RelE/ParE family toxin: MKYEVEVSEQADRDLREIFEYIAFELQLPENAIGQLNRLEEQILSLDAMPKRYRKYEKEPWKSRELHILPVDNYVILYIPNSDKKVVTILRVMYAGRDIDNQLNFHTKQ, translated from the coding sequence ATGAAATATGAAGTAGAAGTATCTGAACAGGCAGACCGTGATTTGAGAGAAATTTTTGAATATATTGCTTTTGAATTACAATTACCAGAAAATGCAATCGGACAACTTAATCGTCTAGAAGAACAGATATTAAGTCTTGATGCGATGCCGAAGCGTTATCGAAAATATGAAAAAGAACCATGGAAAAGTCGTGAACTTCATATATTACCAGTAGATAATTATGTGATACTATATATTCCAAATAGTGATAAAAAAGTCGTAACAATACTTAGAGTAATGTATGCTGGACGGGACATAGACAATCAGTTGAATTTCCATACAAAGCAATAA
- the codY gene encoding GTP-sensing pleiotropic transcriptional regulator CodY yields the protein MSSIQLLDKTRKINKLLHNNNSQKVVFNDICKVLTEVMNSNVLVISKKGKILGKNKADHIEVLHQLISGNVKDYVDFSLNERLLTILSTNENVSLSTLGFESDVDDYYAIIAPIDIAGERFGTLFMYRQRENYSIDDIILAEYGTTVVGLEMLRSVSEEVEQERRKKGIVDSAISTLSFTEHKAVIHILEELEGNEGVLVASKIADRFGITRSVVVNALRKLESAGVVETRSSGMKGTYIKVVNDFIFDEITKLD from the coding sequence ATGAGTAGTATACAATTACTAGATAAAACAAGAAAGATCAATAAATTACTTCATAATAACAATTCACAGAAAGTTGTATTTAATGATATCTGTAAAGTTCTGACAGAAGTAATGAATTCAAACGTCCTTGTCATCAGTAAAAAAGGAAAGATCTTAGGTAAAAATAAAGCAGACCACATCGAAGTGCTTCATCAGCTGATCTCAGGAAATGTTAAAGATTATGTTGATTTTTCACTAAATGAAAGACTATTAACGATTCTTTCCACCAATGAAAATGTCAGCCTTTCCACACTGGGATTTGAGTCAGACGTTGATGATTACTATGCGATCATCGCACCGATCGATATCGCAGGAGAGAGATTCGGAACATTATTTATGTACCGCCAGAGAGAAAATTATTCCATTGATGATATTATCTTAGCGGAATATGGAACAACCGTTGTCGGACTTGAAATGTTAAGATCTGTAAGCGAAGAAGTGGAACAGGAACGAAGAAAGAAAGGAATCGTTGATTCCGCGATCAGTACATTATCCTTCACAGAACACAAAGCAGTGATCCATATCTTAGAAGAATTAGAAGGCAATGAAGGAGTCTTAGTTGCAAGTAAGATCGCAGACAGATTCGGGATCACAAGATCTGTTGTTGTAAACGCACTAAGGAAACTAGAAAGTGCCGGAGTTGTTGAGACAAGATCCTCTGGTATGAAAGGAACATATATTAAGGTAGTGAATGACTTTATATTTGACGAGATCACAAAGCTTGATTAA
- a CDS encoding DUF3427 domain-containing protein → MENSKSNELMEGLTTAFINQSNNSNLAYRPEFIYNDHKQGKKVLVSLEQELKRCDEFFISVAFITDSGFESLSMILKELEQKGVPGKILTTDYLTFSQPKALERLAQLKNIELKMFRTNFEVGGFHTKGYIFREDELYRIIIGSSNMTSSAITKNREWNTKIVSTEQGEVAQEILNEFKNLWMSPNSQYYEEFIDDYKGQYLQNQIIKKQQRQAAKEQIVDFESYKLKPNKMQLAFINNLMKMSSEGIEKALLLSSTGTGKTYASAFAVRELGYKKVLFLVHRNQIAEQALKSYQKVFGPSVKMGLVTGKSHDYDADFIFATVQTLSKKENLERFARDHFECCIYDEAHHTSADSYKKVMDYFTPQFTLGMTATPDKRDDHIEGRNIYEIFDHNIAYEIRLQKAMEEDLLCPFHYFGITDLEIIDDTIVNDKKMTKEQKLENFRRLTSDDRVKYVMEQAEYYGYSGNRVKGLIFCSRIEEANELSKKFNEHGWRTLALSGADSEEVRRDAIERLVNEDINELDYILSVDIFSEGVDVPEINQVIMLRPTQSPIVFIQQLGRGLRKAEYKEYVVILDFIGNYKNNFMIPIALSGDRSYNKDNVRRYIMEGSRIIPGSSTIHFDEISKKQIYKAIDAANFSDLKLIKENYFNLKNKLGRIPKLAEFEQYGEMDVCRIFDNSNLGSYYKFLVKYEKEYTVRLNDKEEKIIEFISKKIANGKRIHELELLSLMIEYRHGLIGRLQNNLKERYEIILKDESIQNIINVMTNEFPTGSGKKTYKECILMEQEEDQQIFEKQQTDHMYKKTETRAIAYSRNWISRYKEYSVSKSFEKVLENMEFTNLLEDLIQFGKSRYERDYSDPYQDTDLVLYQKYTYEDVCRLLNWENGEVPLNIGGYKFDKKTKTFPVFINYDKADNISDTTKYEDHFVNQNQLIAISKSGRSLESEDVQNFLHAKERGIDVQLFVRKNKDDKISKEFYYLGRMTATGQAQEFIMPNTEKTAVEILWLLDVPVREDLYEYITSE, encoded by the coding sequence ATGGAGAATTCAAAATCTAATGAGTTAATGGAAGGGTTAACAACTGCATTTATAAATCAATCCAATAATTCAAATTTAGCATATCGTCCGGAATTTATATATAATGACCATAAACAGGGAAAGAAAGTTCTTGTTTCTTTGGAACAAGAGCTAAAACGATGTGATGAATTTTTTATCAGTGTAGCATTTATCACTGATAGTGGATTTGAATCTCTATCTATGATTTTAAAAGAACTAGAACAAAAAGGAGTTCCAGGGAAAATTCTTACGACAGACTATTTAACATTTAGTCAGCCAAAAGCATTAGAGCGATTAGCTCAACTGAAAAACATTGAATTAAAAATGTTTCGAACGAATTTTGAGGTTGGAGGATTCCATACAAAAGGATATATATTCCGTGAAGATGAATTATATCGAATTATTATAGGAAGTTCCAATATGACATCCAGTGCAATTACAAAAAATAGAGAATGGAATACAAAGATAGTTTCCACAGAACAAGGCGAAGTTGCACAAGAAATTTTAAATGAATTTAAGAATTTATGGATGTCACCAAATAGTCAATACTATGAAGAATTCATTGATGATTATAAAGGGCAATATTTACAAAATCAAATTATCAAAAAGCAACAAAGACAAGCAGCAAAAGAACAAATTGTTGATTTCGAAAGCTATAAATTAAAACCAAATAAGATGCAGTTAGCTTTTATTAATAATCTTATGAAGATGAGTTCAGAAGGAATAGAAAAGGCTTTACTATTATCTAGTACAGGAACCGGAAAGACTTATGCATCAGCATTTGCTGTCCGAGAGTTAGGATATAAGAAAGTTTTATTCTTAGTACATAGAAATCAAATCGCAGAACAAGCATTAAAGTCATACCAAAAGGTTTTTGGACCGTCTGTTAAAATGGGATTAGTTACTGGCAAATCTCATGATTATGATGCGGATTTTATCTTTGCAACAGTACAGACATTGTCTAAAAAAGAAAATTTAGAAAGATTTGCAAGAGATCATTTTGAATGTTGCATCTATGATGAAGCTCATCATACCTCAGCAGATAGCTATAAAAAAGTTATGGATTACTTTACTCCACAATTTACACTGGGAATGACAGCAACACCTGATAAAAGAGATGATCATATAGAAGGTCGTAATATTTATGAGATCTTTGATCACAACATTGCATACGAGATTCGATTACAAAAAGCAATGGAAGAGGATTTATTGTGCCCATTTCACTATTTTGGAATTACCGATTTAGAAATTATTGATGATACGATAGTCAATGATAAGAAAATGACAAAAGAGCAAAAACTAGAGAATTTTAGACGTTTAACTTCAGATGATCGTGTAAAATATGTCATGGAACAGGCAGAATATTATGGTTACAGTGGTAATCGAGTAAAAGGTCTGATTTTTTGTAGTAGAATTGAAGAAGCAAATGAACTGTCAAAGAAGTTTAATGAACATGGTTGGCGTACATTAGCATTAAGTGGCGCAGATTCAGAAGAAGTTCGAAGAGATGCGATTGAACGTTTAGTTAATGAGGATATCAATGAGTTAGATTACATTTTATCTGTAGATATTTTCAGCGAAGGCGTTGATGTGCCAGAAATTAATCAGGTAATTATGCTAAGACCAACACAGTCACCGATTGTATTTATCCAGCAATTAGGACGAGGACTTCGAAAAGCAGAATACAAAGAATATGTGGTGATACTTGATTTTATTGGAAATTATAAGAATAATTTTATGATACCGATTGCTTTGTCTGGGGATCGTAGTTATAACAAGGATAATGTACGACGTTATATAATGGAGGGAAGCAGAATTATTCCAGGTAGTTCTACAATACATTTTGATGAAATTAGTAAAAAGCAGATTTATAAAGCGATTGATGCTGCTAATTTTAGTGATTTAAAATTAATTAAGGAAAATTATTTTAATTTGAAAAATAAATTGGGACGTATTCCTAAGTTGGCAGAATTTGAACAGTATGGCGAGATGGACGTATGTAGAATCTTTGATAATAGTAATCTTGGCTCATATTATAAGTTTTTGGTTAAATATGAAAAAGAGTATACGGTACGATTGAATGATAAAGAAGAGAAAATAATAGAATTTATTTCAAAGAAAATTGCAAATGGGAAAAGAATACATGAATTAGAATTATTATCTTTGATGATTGAATATAGGCATGGATTGATCGGCAGATTGCAAAATAATTTAAAAGAAAGATATGAAATAATATTAAAAGATGAGAGTATTCAAAATATCATAAATGTAATGACAAATGAATTTCCAACAGGTTCTGGAAAGAAGACATATAAAGAATGTATTCTTATGGAACAGGAAGAAGATCAACAAATATTTGAAAAGCAGCAAACAGATCATATGTACAAAAAAACGGAGACACGAGCGATCGCATATTCACGAAATTGGATATCAAGATATAAGGAATATAGTGTTAGTAAATCTTTTGAAAAAGTATTAGAAAATATGGAATTTACAAATCTTTTAGAAGATTTGATTCAGTTTGGGAAATCAAGATATGAACGTGATTATAGTGATCCATATCAAGATACAGATCTAGTGTTATATCAAAAATATACTTATGAAGATGTATGTCGTCTTTTAAATTGGGAGAATGGTGAAGTTCCATTAAATATTGGTGGATATAAATTCGATAAAAAAACAAAAACATTCCCAGTATTTATCAATTATGATAAAGCAGATAATATTAGCGACACAACAAAATATGAAGATCATTTTGTCAATCAGAATCAATTAATTGCAATTTCTAAGAGTGGAAGGAGTTTAGAATCAGAAGATGTACAAAATTTCCTTCATGCAAAAGAAAGAGGTATAGATGTTCAATTGTTTGTCCGTAAGAATAAGGATGATAAGATCTCAAAAGAATTTTATTATTTAGGAAGAATGACAGCAACAGGACAAGCTCAAGAATTTATAATGCCTAATACAGAGAAAACAGCGGTTGAAATTCTTTGGTTATTAGATGTACCAGTGAGAGAAGATTTATATGAATATATTACGAGTGAATAA